From the genome of Perca fluviatilis chromosome 8, GENO_Pfluv_1.0, whole genome shotgun sequence:
TTCATATAGATTATAATGTTAACATCTTTGGTGGAGAGAATTTTCAGTGTACTCTCTCATGCTGGGTAAATTGAGAAGGAGGTACCCCAAATCAGTGGCCAACATAACAGCAGTAAGTCACGAGCTGTCTCAGACAAAGTGTTCAACCATCCTGCCTGCCGTCCTTCCTGATTATCAAGGCCATATGAGTTAGATTACACTCCATACACACAAAGagaagacacagaggagaaaCATACGCACACACCTTAGATAGAGCGATCTGTACTACTGTAGGAACTTCAGAGTTGGGGTGGCATAACATGAACCTATACTTTGTGGTTAACTTGTATTTAGGGATGTCTCGATTTGCTTTTTTGGCCCCCAATCCCGATccgattttttaaataatgaatatCTGCCGATACTGAGTACCGATCCAATACTTGTATTTGCTCAGATAATAGAGCTGCACAccgtttttttgtttacaaaaataactaagtaaacaaacaaactaaatatGTCTTGAGCTTAACACATTTAGTGCGGCAAATTAGTCTTTTCACCACCAAGGTAAATTCCACATGagtgtacttattgtggcaataaaaccttttctgattcagATTGTTTTTCTCTCAACACCAAAACAGTTTTCTTTAGGATCCCAGTAAACCCGCAACCAAAAAATAAAGTCTCAAGTTCCCCACTAGACAGTGGAAACTAAATTTAGTGACGCCTCTTGCGCTTAATAGTCAATTTAGATTTTCTTCTTGCGTTAAACTCTGACATCGGCTCCAGGGAATAACAGCCTGTAAACTACCGTAGTTTCCTGGTGGAATTATGGAAGAAGTGTGGAGAATTGATGTACTGGTAATCAGCTTCTGTAAAACGGATGACTAAGAAAGACAGAAGGGCTGGCAAGCTATGAGACACTCTCTGACACTCGCTACAAGCTCATGTAAATGATTGGAGTACGATAATCGAAAAATGCCCACATCAGCTCCGATCCGATACTTGCAATCGAGTTCGGGACATCCCTACTTGTATTGCTTAATCCTAATTTTCTCATTAAATGCTTTTGCATTAGTCATCAGAGTCTCATTAACGTTCTTCAGTCTCCGAGTTAATCTTCTCCTAACATTTCTTCATCAGTGTGAACAGCTGACTGTCGTGCTTTCTCTACAGATCAGCTGACAGAGATGGATCTATTGTGATTTGGATAGGTGGTGCTCTCTCCTTCGCAGCCATTGCATGCACATACTAATGAAACAATAAAAGAGTTTTCTGTCATGACATCCTGATAAATGCGTGATGGTAAAGCGTGAAGCCTCGGAGTCTTTTAACACACAAAATCAAAACCACAGACCcaggaagccacaataaaatCTGTCCTGCTGTCAGCTTCTGGTTTCAGCCACAATGTTGCTTCAAAGATTCAAGAGCTTTGACAGTAAAGgtaattttgacattttgacatacTTAACAACCAGGGCTGCAACTAGGCTTGGGCAGTATCTATTTTCCATACCTTTATACCTTAAATAACATTTTACCAggtttgtgatttttttcaattttattcaatCTGCATGTTGCAACTTCCATATAAATCTGCCATGTAGCACAGGACAGAAGAACATCATTGGTTAGTTTGTGGTTTGGCAGACATTGCATCTGCATTGCATCTGTATGTGTCATCATATCCTCCTGATTACATAAAGACTCCAGCTGATGCGTGCCTGTTAACAGGTGGAGCCTTCAGAACGGATTGATCAAACAGTTATGATGTTGGCTTTATGATCAGTTCAGTATGTAGGCATACTGACACCCAACAAAGGAAACATTAAAGACACTACAGGTTTATCTAAAAACAAACAGTTGACTCCACGCAAAATGATAAACTGGGTTAATTGAAGATACAAATAAAGGACAGTGTTTTTAGTCACGCTTTTCTACACAATGGTAGaacattaaattattattttgacatAGAATTCAGTATTAATAAGACAAACAGACATAAAGTTAGTGTTACCTAATCCAGTGGTCTCCATGTCAAAGAAAACGATGGTTTCGTAATCAGCCATCTGCAAGAATTGAAGAAGAAATTGATTTGAACATGAACTAGTACACGCCTAAGTTATGTCTGATTTGTCTGACAAGGAAttcaaaataataatcaaaacaGTAAGCTTTCAAAATTGAATTGCTATATAAAAGGAAATGTTACAGGTGAATGTCATGGATGTACTGTATGGTGAAGGTAGGGTGCACCCTTCCTGTCTGTTGCCATTTTCTGTTGCCAAGAAATGGCTGGCACACTGGTGTGTTTATTTCACACATCATGAGGAAAGTGCAGGCTAAAAGGACTGAAGAATTGATGGTGCCTTATGCAAGTTTAGCAGCTTCTGCATAAATACTAGAGTTGGTGTACCGGATTGTGCAAACCTTTACTTCCTTCCAGAGGAAGTGTGTTGTACTTAGTGTTGTGTGGTAATTATTTTGTTTGGTCTAGTTACCACTGCTTCCCTTTTTATTAGAGTAGTTTTCAGTTAACAATTTGAAACATGGTATTTTGGTCAGGGCTATGAGGAAGGGTAtagggctgtaccgaatacCAGTTTTTGATCTTCGAAGCTTCGGTGCTTTTCAACAGCGAATATTCAAAGCTTTGGTGGGGGCCGCAGCGGCGGGGGAAACCAACATTTCCAAAccgcacctgaaggcagctttttTTCACGGTAAAAGAGAGAAGCGAGATGAAGcaactgctttgttgttgcaggtaATCTGTTCGCAATATTTTTAGGGTCTAATATACATTGATTTATGAGTGGATTACAATCCTGTAGGCCACTGCACATCGTAGTATTTGAGTGTGTGCGCAAGCGTATGCCAGAGTGAGGGTACTCGAAAGTGCTCGGTGTGTGTGCACCCACatagtgagtgtgtctgtgggaGTTTATGTCAGAGCAACGGGGTTTGGAAATACTCTCCCTGAGTGTATGCatatgtgggtgtgtatgttagggggatggaggaggtggaatggcatacatatttatatttaaatcaatatttataTTTGGATTTATATCAGTTTTTATGATGACTgccttgtgtatgttttttatcTGCACCTAGACCACCAGAATGTGGGTTAATACAGTTTACCTTGATTTTGTTAATAGGATTCTAGATGCTCACAGGTATACAGTGcaaaaaatatactttataATATGTAGGTTTATGTTTCTTTTAGACATGACTTACATTTTAGTCATGTCTAAAAATATTATAATAGATGCTCAATTCAAAGCAGATAACCAGAAATGAAATAGCTGAGGCCATATTACTCAAATCTCTGTTTAAACGTTGATTTGCACATAAGTAAAATGCAATAATATAGAATCAAATCAGCTAATACAGCTTAATCAGCTGAATGCAGTATTTCTGAGCTACAGAATTGCTCTTTTTTATTCAGGCTAACGACAAAATATTACCAATCTAATAGCCGAAATAAACGCTGCCTACAAAGAACAATTAACTAATAATTTTCAAGTTAAGGACAGCACTCAGTGCTTGTAAAGCAACACCAACTAGAAAatacatttcctgcagaaaatgtgtgtgaatgctgaatagctaaattgctaaagctaaactggattaatagcttaaatctgtaagaagttgaagtagtgagaatagttggaaaagtgggaattGTTTTAATTGGTATGACTTCCATTGACAAGTTGAATAACAccactaatgtaaaaaagaagTGGAATAATTAAAGGTTTTTTGAAAAGCtaatgctaaagctaaactggattgctggttaaaatgtgtaagaagaaggtgaagttgtaagaaatgtggaaaagtgataattgttttaattaatatatctttaaaagttgaataatagccATATTGTATGAAAGTTGTAGGTGTTACAACAGTGGCAAAGCAGTGGCAAGCGAACTACATATTACTGTCTGTAGTTGCAATTTGACTGTCTGGCAAAAATGCTGCGTCATGCTTACTAATCAGGGGCCACGTTTGTAAAGACAGAGGAGATCCCTTTGATCTCTGATGTTTGTaacaaagccggtctacggaaagccgttccactccctattcagccccattgtaccgaatttggttgcagttccaccagagttccactgggggtgatcgcagtccagtgcaaaatgaatgggactctatggagtcCCATTCATTCATATGGAGTCTATGTGGACACTGTTGAGGAGTACAAGTACCTGGGGGTGTACTtaaacaataaactggactggactaGACACGCCGAGGCTGTCTACAAAAAGGGCCAAAGTCGACTCTTTTTcctgaggaggctgaggtcctttAACATCTGCCGGACAATGCTGAGGATGTTCTAtcagtctgttgtggccagtGCTATTTTCTTCGCTGTCACATGCTGGGGCAGTGGGATGAAGGTAGCAGACAccaacagactgaacaaactgattaggagggctggtgatgtcgtgggggaggagctggacacactgatgaccgtggctgagaggaggatgctgtccaggcttcagtccatcttggataatgtctcccaccctctctacgacacactggcccagcagaggagcaccttcagcagaagactcctctcACCCAGATGCACCACAGAGCGCCACAGGAAATCGTTCCTGCCTGTGGTCATTAAACTTTATAACACCTCCCTCAGAGAGTcacacaccccctctctgtaatcatctcatctcaaacatagacaatagacaatcacttctccttttttttttcgcaCTATAATCATCTCAACAGacaattcattttctcttttttattgcactatttgcacattatcgctgtacatttcatattttatatattattactgtatatttgtttttattatatatgtttaaagtattgataatatatgttgtttttatttgttgtttgtatatctggagtggtaacgaaaataatttccccctgggattattaaagtatttctgattctgattctgattctgattctgattctggagctagacggctaaatgtctCTTTCGcccgattgtcgttgagaaacctcagatttgattgtagtttttgcaagttcaacatgggttataggtcgaaagttgaatgaacgagtacttatgtccttttgatttcttacagggggagtcgttgttgcccataacatgctagcattctgctaatgaatgctgattggtcagtgaaggtctgattacgatcggagatccagcTTGACGCCTCcaaagcagagcctgaatgtcagagtgaatatttcggcttggtctttaaaacattagcaaacctctttctagcatgtgtaatgacagggagagccgaacctgtcagctgtgttgtcgatgcctcgagagaaaaaaggaagcgactcagagcttgccgtaaagcagtatctccggctgtatatgtgtatgacgtcattgacattttaaaaagactttaaaaaaatctaacacccagcactgtgtattttctttgcctcccctttcgaatgcaacattatatcctgagaaaagtgggttttgaggggtatagctccatagagccccattcattctgcactggcctgtgagcgccccctatatggaactctggtggaactgcaaccagttcagaacccggaagtaacgagggagtggaacttcttcccttGTTAGAAATCCTTTGGCAGCACATATGAAAACTGGGCTGGCTTtctcaatcagtgacatcactagTTGAGAAATTTCATACAGGAATGTGGGCGAGGCATTTTtaggcagttgagaaaaagtgtATACAGTTGAATtgcatagagtcccattcattctgcactggcctgtgagtgtcccctatatggaactctggtggaactgcaaccagttcagaagccggaagtaacgagggagtggaacttcttcctatattagaaattctttgttTGTAATCAGCTAACAACCTATCACTTGTGTCAGACTGCTGCCATTAAGGGATGTGTGGGCATAGCAGCGATCCAAAAAAGTGGTTTGCTGTGCCTTTGTGTGGAAATGTCAAGGATGATTAAGATGGGCAGCGAATGGAGGAAGATTTGGAACTGTTGTCATTTAATTTTTATAACttattttatgcatgcagccaCAGCTATTCAAGATTGTACTGCTGCGAGGTGCGTGGAAAGATTCACTCAGAAGGCAGAGTTACTAATTTCCAAGCTAGGTTATTGATAAAAATAGGGCCGATGTGCTGgaaatgccagggccgttttTTGATCCAACCTGGTCTCAGGTTTCGAatctgtgaaactgccacagatgttgagttaaggggccatgttcatttcacggaattctgtgagaccaggttgTTTGATCCCAGTCTGTCACTGCCCACCACGCAATATACACACCCATTATAAACTTCCTGAAAGGAAcactaaacttaaacttaatgttcacaaaaactgttaaatatAAACTTCTGAGATAGACCCTAATAGGGGAAGTTTTTGTGAATGGTTCAAGTTGACTggtgtctgtaggtgaaagtatgaagtaGGAGATAGATTTTGAAgtagaagaggatttgaagcctgctctcatttTTTTTCAGACTTTAAGGGGCCGTTATTTATGGAATgtaccaccggaggaaaataggggaggctCATGtctatttattctttattgaggggagggtcatccaacatttttcagtccagggggtcacccaacttttttattcatgaaacagcaaaatttcaaagtggcttgtttggtgcatatttttccatgtagctctcagtctcggcccccgctaccagatgggtctgacccatgagtttgctgtgggACAGGGAGAgctgcccccctggtggctgaaatgaatataattgcattgtttaaaaaatgagtggaatataattacgtctggcaagatcagatattttataaatatcttaaataacacaaaacaactaaatggtggtaggtaatacatcagatttcatatactgtctggacatcttactgtgacaaggttgcaataaaggtttcctaaatgccacatttgatgtcagcttactaattgattgcgggttttgtgtagattttgacttttatacgtttattccactttgtttaaacggcgaagtggaggaagcctagtgacgagtccatagcaaccagtttgtgtgttgaatgttacccagagtgctttgctgaatggtctcaatgttttattgttttatttcatgtgaatactagtttagaGTAAGTAGTTTACCAGGACAGAAGGTATtgataaattgttgggggagggtcaAACCTTCTTTCCAAATCGTATTGGAGGGTCATAGACAATTTTTTTAACTGGCAaagggagggtcatgtcttttttggctaaaggtcccaaaacttcTCTGGTgaccccttaaataaataacgaacagttcCTAATTGGCgaagaaaaatgtgtttaaagcttaatattttaaaaaggtataaatagCAGAACAAATGTTGAAGAAGTCACATTATGTGcttaaagagctgaacattttgatattggAATGTTTACAGAAGTTAGAGGTGACCAAAGAAAGTTGAAGAATGAAGAATCGGATAACTGTGAACGCAGCATTACACCCGGGTTGAACGATTAAACGTACAGTAACGTTACTCTCCGCCATTATACAACAAAGAGAGGCAATGACAAACGAGATTACAGTGCAaaccacaataaaaaaaaaaaaaggtattgtgTAAAACTAACAATAAATATCGGCATTACTTAATGGTAGTTGATTGCACACACTGCAAAACAAACTTAAGACAGGAGCACTGCAACACTAAAATACTACAATATCTTTCTGCAACCGCACTCTCGTCCGAAGCTTTTACGAGCTGAATTTCGAGTGTAGGCTACCGATCCTGTTGATGCTTCTCTAAAAGCCAATTTAACCTGAGACCATCCTTCGTCACAGCTAGGAAATTAAGGGGCTTTCCGTAGCAAGGAAGCTTTATGAAacagaaaacatacagaaaACTGTATGAATTGTGGACGGATTTCATCATGTTTAACAGGAATGAACACTGGCGCTTAATGATGAACACTTTTATTAAAAAGGCTGTATCGACAATAGTTCAAATTTTTCATGTGTGTTGCCTGAGCAAGCGCTGGCGCTGTGTAGCCTATCCTATTGAGCCAAACTACAATAAGGGATAGCCTACtctacatttctttttaacttttttataggCTACTTTAAACCCCCGGTGTCTTCTTTCCCTCATCCCCTGCACATAAACGGGGATGTAACATAAAAGTAAGTCTAGTAAAAGTaaggctttttttaaactagctGACAAAGTGAGAATTGTAaagaaacaggaaaaaaaagtcttaactcaccattgacagttTGATGTTTTCACTGAGTTCTGTGAAGGATTTAAAATGAAGTTAGCTGTAATAACTCGGTTGTCTTCATGCACCGACTCTTCAGCCCGACAAAAACGGAGCCGCGTTCGTCTGATGAGgaggcagcagcagtagcaggagGGGGCGGTGACAACACCTTTCTAGCAGTCTTAATTCGCTCTCAcagttgtttgtttgctttcacTAACCTTttctagcctcgtgagaccgtcgtcttcgcgagctccagttttccacccATCTGGCGTAGTCAAACCCTACTGTCTATGGGttaaaccatagacagtatgtaaGAAGGGTTAACCTTTTCAGGcggaacagccaatcagagggatTGGCTTTTCAGCCGAAGGCCGGCCGTGGCCGAAAAGGCCGGCAGGTCGACGCGCGGCAACGGTGCAGGACACCCACCATATGACACCGCACAAACAGAAGGTCGCTCGCCTCCTTTTGCTTTGGTGAAATATGTATATTGAACCCTTTAAGTACGTACTGCAAaagtatgtagcctactgttgcaTGCACTATGCATAGCCTACAATTGGATATACTTCATTTTAACATTGCACCTTAAACTTTGACCATCTTGCTCATATATCCATCACAGGCTTTTTTGGCATACTGCATTTGACATACTTTGAATTGGGACATATTAAATAGTATGGTAGTACAGCAATGGGTATAGGAATACACCCAAAGTCTTTAGAGAAATGAAAGTGATACCACATTAGATTGAAAGAAAATACCATCACAACACTAGAGTCACAATAGACAGCAACATCATATTATTGTCTGCAGTATGAGTTCATTATATTGAAtgatgcatttacagtacaccCAGCTGTTTCTGCTGATGGCAATTGACACGATTGTCCATACCTGACACTGACAAACCAGTTGTTAGTAAtaggcagacattttgacttgtcatagtaggaaaagcacaggtgacaCTAGTAAAATGTTGATGGCCAACACCCTATAACTGAAGCATAAAGATAAATTAGCCATCATTAGTTTTATCATTTACATCTGTgcatttatctatctatctatctatctatctatctatctatctatctatctatctatctatctatctatctatcgctGCATTCCATTGGCAACAACGTCACACCTGAGTTCCAGTACAAGTCGGAAAAACAAGGGTCTTTATTTATTGCtcttgttagcaataccagttgataactcATTTAGTTGTATTTTGCACGTACAAACACCAATAGCAATATGTctacagatagaagatggacaTTACTTTGTGTATCGCTGACTaaatgagacacaaataagacagtagTGCCAATAAACAGTACATTCATACAGCTTTTGATGCAGCCATGTTTGATTGGGATGTCCGGGTTGGTGAAGTCCTCTCGACTTTCTGAGTGGGCAATCCGACTTCAGGGggtgttgacatttccgactgGGAACTTAGAAATTCCCACTTCCCAGTTCAACTGGAAAAACCCACATCGATCCATCCCTTGGTGCGTTCCAGTTGAACTGAAAATTCCGAAATGTCAACTGGATCGCCCCCTGAAGTCAGATTTCCCACTTGCAAACCCCAACATCTCAATCCAACATGGTATTGGTACAGGTATTgttaacaatggctaacctggcaaAGTCCCCCTACCCCATGAAAGATATTTTAACGACATGTTACTGGAACAGTCAACCTGGTGTGACCTCATTCCCAGTATTGACCTCAGACTTCTGAGGTAAATGGAATGAAGCATATTACATGACCAAAAGTATGTACATAACCCTGTCCACATACTCTTGTGTATTTTACAGTAAAAGGTACCCTGTGGCATATGGCAATTGACACACATTTCTGTTGGTAGCAGTAATATGCAAGGTAATGCGTACATTTGCCAGAAAAgtcaattaaaaaaagactGCAAGCTGAGTGTGGATGTTAAAAATACtggatttaaaaatatatatcaaaaaTCATCTTTCTTTAAGATACACCTGTGTTTGGGTGAGAAATAGTAAATGTAACCTAACAGGTCACCTTTATTGTAAACTATACATGTTATGCTGAAAAGGAACACGAATGTGTGACGATACTCTACGTGTTGGAAATAGAAAAGACATCCTTTCAAACAAGAAAATTAATCTACCCGTCGTTTTTTTCTCAATGTTCAAAATATCAGTCTGGCCAACCAACCGGGATTACATGATGGaattaatatttaaatggaatatatatatattttttgtagctttttaaaacaaattcttCAGTGAAGAAAGTAACTTCCTTAACGTAGAAGCTGGAGGGACGCCAAGAGATGAACAGCTTCTGCAGCATCGTGGCATTCTTCAATGCATTATAGGCATAGTAGGATTCTCCCAGGAAGTAGTAGACCAGAGACTCCTGATTATGCCTGGGCAGATCAGGAAAGAGCTTCCTGCTTAGTATGAAGGTATCCACAAATCCAGACACCACCCGCTGGAACCTCTGCCAGAGGGAGAACCTTTGCAGCAATCTGCTGAGAATGAGTGCATCAAACCTCTTTGCATTGTGGGCAGCCAGCAGCACGGGGCCGGGGAAGTTGC
Proteins encoded in this window:
- the LOC120564603 gene encoding DNA polymerase III subunit epsilon-like produces the protein MAYGATIVFFDLQTTGYDTPSCHITQLSAICKDKRFNVYTFPFRDIHPVARRLTGFTVSYGRLCLHGRPVGTVPIFYALNSFINYLSNFPGPVLLAAHNAKRFDALILSRLLQRFSLWQRFQRVVSGFVDTFILSRKLFPDLPRHNQESLVYYFLGESYYAYNALKNATMLQKLFISWRPSSFYVKEVTFFTEEFVLKSYKKYIYIPFKY